The Bacteroides sp. AN502(2024) DNA segment CTTTGAAATCTTCCGGGACATTCTGAACGATAACCACATGGGAAGCCAAAGTCACGATTTTATGATGGCTTCGGGCAAATTGCAGGCACTCTGCTACAAACATGAGATTGAAAAGACCTTGCGTACTCCTGACTATGCAGGATTCCAGCTGCTGGCTCTCAATGATTATTCCGGTCAAGGGAGTGCATTAGTCGGTGTACTGGATGTGTTCTTTGAAGAAAAAGGGTATATCAATGCTGAGCAGTTCAGACGTTTTTGCAGTCCGACCGTACCTTTGGCACGTATTCCTAAATTTGTATATGCCAACAATGAAACATTCCATGCCGACATCGAAATATCTCATTTCGGAGCTGCTCCCTTGAAAAACGCGAAAACAGTTTATACCATTAAAGATAAATTCGGAAAGGTATATACTCATGGCACTGTCGGCACCCATCACATTCCCATCGGTAATCTTTATTCTTTGGGTAGTATAGATGTACCTTTGGAAGCAATCGATACACCGCAAAAACTAAATCTGGAAGTGCGTATCGAAGGCAGTAATGCCGTAAACGACTGGGATTTCTGGGTATATCCGGCGCAGGTGGAACTGGTACAAGGAACAGTATATACTACCGACACCTTGGACGCCAAGGCATTGGCAGTGTTACAAGACGGAGGAAATGTACTGATTACAGCTGCCGGAAAGATACAATACGGCAAGGAAGTCAAACAATATTTCACTCCCGTATTTTGGAATACTTCCTGGTTCAAGATGCGTCCGCCGCACACAACGGGTATTTTCCTGAATGAATATCATCCTCTTTTCCGTGAATTTCCTACTGAGTATCATAGTAACTTACAATGGTGGGAACTGCTGAACAAAGCACAGGTAATGCAATTCACTGACTTCCCGGCAGAATTCCAACCTACGATTCAAAGCATTGATACCTGGTTTATCAGCCGGAAAATCGGCATGTTGTTCGAAGCAAAGGTCTTGAATGGCAAACTGATGATGACCAGTATGGATATTACCTCCCAACCGGAAAAACGGATTGTGGCCCGCCAGATGCACAAAGCAATCCTGGATTATATGAATTCGGATGCTTTTCGTCCGGCAGAAAAGATTGCTCCGGAGCTGATTCAGGCATTATTCACTAAAGTAGCAGGAAATGTGAAATCTTATACCAAAGATTCGCCTGACGAACTCAAACCGAAAATGAACTGAATGGGAAATGATCAGGCACGGATTCCATAAACAATATATATTCATATTATTTACATGAAAACGAATCTCATAGGCTTGCTACTTTTAGCAATGACAACTATCAATGCACAGGAGAAAGCCCAAACATACCAACTGACAGATGCACCTCGTTATAGTGAAGAAACGGAATACGGGTATGATCTCGTCGCTACTCCCTCCAAAGGAAGCAAAACACCTTTCTTCTTTTCCGTCCGCGTTCCGGACGGGAACTACAAAGTAACCGTACGTCTGGGAAGTAAAAAACAGGCAGGAGCCACGACCGTAAGAGGCGAGTCACGCCGACTGTTTGTTGATAATCTCCACACTAAAAAGGGAGAATTCGTAGATGAAACATTTATCATCAACAAACGTAATCCCCGCATTTCCGAAAAAGAATCCGTACGTATCAAACCGCGCGAAAAGGGCAAACTGAACTGGGACGATAAACTGACGCTGGAATTTAACGGTGATGCCCCCGTATGCCAGAGTATTAGTATCGAACCTGCCGATCCGTCGGTGATTACCGTTTTTCTATGCGGTAACAGTACCGTAGTCGATCAGGACAATGAACCGTGGGCGAGTTGGGGACAAATGATTCCTCATTTCTTCAGCACGGACGTTTGTATCGCCAATTATGCGGAATCAGGCGAATCCGCCAATACTTTTATTGCCGCAAGACGTTTGAAAAAAGCATTGAGCCAGATAAAGAAAGGAGATTATCTTTTCATGGAATTCGGACATAATGACCAAAAGCAGAAAGGACCGGGCAAAGGAGCTTATTACTCTTTTATGACCAGCCTGAAAACATTTATTGATGAAGCCCGTGCACGGGGAGCACACCCCGTACTGGTCACTCCCACCCAACGCCGGAGTTTCGATGCCACCGGACATATCCGTGACACACACGAAGATTATCCGGAAGCAATGCGCTGGTTGGCTGCCAAAGAAAACGTTCCGTTGATCGACCTCAACGAAATGACCCGCACACTTTATGAAGCACTGGGACCGGAAACGTCCAAACGTGCTTTCGTGCATTATCCGGCAGGCACTTATCCGGAACAAACCAAAGATTTTGCCGATAACACCCACTTTAATCCTTACGGAGCCTATCAAATAGCCCAATGTGTGATTGAAGGAATGAAGAAAGCAGTACCTGAACTGGCGAAACATTTGAAAATAGATCCGGTATATAACCCGGCACAGCCGGACGATGTGAATGCTTTCCATTGGAACGAATCACCATTCACGGAAATAGAGAAACCGGACGGCAATTAAAAGAATAACCTGTATCGTTTTGAGCAACTTAAATATTACTATTTTATGAAAAGTAAAAGCATCCTTCCCCTACTCTTGGCAGGTACCTTTCTTATAGCATGTACTCCGCCCAAACAGGCTGAAAACAACAGTTTCGAATGGGGACAGGTTCCGCAGCAACCGAATCTGTCGTGGGCCGATAGCGTAGGTAGTAGGCAAACTCCTGAAAACAATCTTGTTTTATCCGCTAATTCTTTTGGCGCAGTAGCAGACAGCACGGTGCTTAGCACAGAATCCATCCAAAAAGCCATTGACAGTTGTGCTGTCAGCGGAGGAGGAACAGTGGTTCTTCAGCCGGGGTATTACCAGACAGGAGCACTGTTCGTAAAAAGCGGTGTCAATCTGCAACTGGATAAAGGAGTGACCTTGCTGGCAAGTCCATCTATTCATCATTATCCCGAATTTCGTTCGAGGATTGCGGGAATCGAGATGACATGGCCGGCGGCAGTCATCAACATTGTCAATGAAAAGAACGCTTCTGTCAGTGGAGAAGGAACGCTGGACTGTCGGGGAAAAGTGTTCTGGGATAAATACTGGGAAATGCGGAAAGAATATGAAGCAAAAGGATTGCGCTGGATTGTGGATTACGACTGCAAACGGGTGCGGGGTATCCTCGTGAAAAACAGCTCGGACATCACACTGAAGGGATTTACCCTGATGCGTACCGGTTTTTGGGGATGCCAGATTCTCTATTCCGATTATTGCACCATAGACGCACTGACCATCAATAACAATATAGGCGGGCATGGTCCGAGTACAGACGGCATCGACATTGATTCTTCACGTAATATTCTGATCGAGAACTGTGATATAGACTGTAATGATGATAATATCTGCATCAAATCGGGACGGGATGCGGACGGTCTGCGGGTGAACCTTCCTACGGAAAATGTAGTCATACGCAATTGCATCGCCCGCAAAGGTGCCGGACTGATTACCTGCGGAAGCGAAACTTCCGGCGGCATACGGAATATATTGGGATATCATTTGGAAGCCATCGGTACCTCGGCCGTACTACGGCTGAAAAGTGCCATGAACCGTGGAGGGACGATTGAAAACATTTATATGACTGAAGTAAAAGCGACAAACGTCCGTCACGTGCTGGCGGCAGACTTGAACTGGAATCCCAGTTATAGTTACAGCACTTTACCCAAAGAGTATGAAGGGAAAGAAATCCCGGAACACTGGAAAATCATGTTGACTCCGGTCACACCTCCCGAAAAAGGCCATCCACATTTCCGCAACGTTTATGTATCAAAGATAAAAGCAGAAAATGTGAACGAATTTATCTCTGCCTCGGGTTGGAATGATTCGTTGCGTCTGGAAAATTTCTATCTTTATGCCATCGAAGCGCAGACCGATAAACCGGGTAGAATCAGCTATACGAAGAATTTCAATTTGTCTGAAATCACATTAGAAACAGAAGGAAAGAGTGTCATTGAACAAAAAGAGAATGAACAAAGTAATATCCACATCAATTATATTAAGCCCTCTCCCGACCATCGCACTGCCGGGGATATCAAAGGAGGTTACTGATGATGCAGAAAACATAGTATATTATAATACACCGAAAGAATGATGAACAAAAGACAATGGATAGTACTTTGCCTGCTTGCCACAGGTGGAGTAATGCAAGCACAGCAATGGCCGGATGCTCCGGTGGAAGCACGTCCCGGCGCCAGATGGTGGTGGCTGGGAAGTGCCGTAGACGAAAAGAACCTGACATACAATCTGGAAGAATATGCACGCACCGGGATGGGAACGGTAGAAATTACTCCCATCTACGGAGTACAGGGCAATGATGCGAACGAGATTCAATTCCTCTCTCCCCGCTGGATGGAAGTTCTCAAACACACACAAGCGGAAGGAAAGCGTACCGGTATCGAGATTGACATGAATACCGGAACCGGATGGCCTTTCGGCGGACCGGAAGTCAGCATTGAAGATGCAGCCACCAAGGCTATTTTCCAAACATACGACTTAGAGGGAGGCAAAGAGATTGAACAAGATATCAATGTAACCAACCCTAAACAGCAAGCATCTTCCGTACTAAGCCGGGTGATGGCTTACGATGAGAAAGGTAAATGTATCAACCTGACCGCCCACGTAAAAAAAGACAAGCTACAATGGAAAGCACCTGCCGGCAAATGGAGAATCGTAGTTCTTTATATCGGTAAGACACGACAAAAAGTAAAACGTGCCGCTCCCGGAGGAGAAGGATATGTCATGAACCATCTGTCAAAGAAGGCGGTAAGGAACTACCTTTCCCGTTTTGACCGTGCTTTCAAAAGCAGCAAGACAAGCTATCCCCATACATTCTTCAACGATTCTTACGAAGTGTACCAGGCAGACTGGACAGAAGATTTCTTGGAACAATTCGCCCGTCGCCGGGGATACAAACTGGAAAAACATTTCCCCGAATTTCTGGACAAAAGTCGTCCGGAGGTCAGCAGACGTATCGTATCCGATTACCGGGAAACGATTTCCGATTTGTTATTGGAAAACTTTACCTGTCAGTGGACGAACTGGGCACATAAGAACGGCAGTATCACCCGCAACCAGGCACATGGTTCGCCCGGCAATCTAATTGATATCTATGCAGCCGTGGATATTCCCGAATGTGAGAGTTTCGGACTATCGCAATTCCATATCGAAGGATTACGTCAGGATTCTTTAACTAAAAAGAATGATTCTGACCTGTCTATATTGAAATATGCTTCTTCGGCCGCCCACATCGCGGGAAAGCCCTATACTTCTTCCGAAACATTCACCTGGCTGACAGAGCATTTCCGCACTTCCCTGTCACAATGCAAACCGGATATGGATCTGATGTTTGTTTCCGGTGTCAATCACATGTTTTTCCACGGTACTCCGTATTCTCCGAAAGAAGCCGAATGGCCCGGATGGTTGTTCTACGCTTCTATTAATATGAGCCCGACAAACAGTATTTGGCGTGATGCTCCTTCGTTCTTCAACTATATCACCCGCTGCCAGAGCTTTCTGCAAATGGGACGACCGGACAATGATTTCTTGATTTATCTTCCGGTATATGATATGTGGAATGAGCAACCGGGACGATTGTTATTATTCACGATACACCACATGGATAAACTGGCTCCTAAGTTTATCGACGCTATCCATCGCATCAACAACAGCGGGTATGACGGGGATTATATTTCCGATAACTTTATTCGCAGTACGCGTTTCAAAGGCGGACAGTTGGTTACTTCGGGCGGAACGGGCTACAAAGCATTGGTAGTGCCTGCTGCGCACTTAATGCCGAGTGATGTATTGGCACATCTTTATGAACTTGCCAAACAGGGAGCTACTATCGTATTCCTCGAAAATTATCCGACAGATGTACCGGGATACGGTCAGTTGGAACAAAAGCGCCAAAGTTACCAGCGTACGCTCCGGCAACTTCCGGCTGTTTCTTTCTCGGAGACAACCGTTACTCCAATTGGAAAGGGGAAGATCATCACAGGAACGGATTATGCACGTACATTGGCCAGCTGCAATATCTTTCCTGAAGAAATGAAAACCAAATTCGGACTACAAGCGATCCGGCGAGTGAATGATACGGGACACCACTATTTCATCTCTTCTTTACAAAATAAAGGGGTGGACGGTTGGATCACATTGGGAACGAATGCAGTCGCAGCCGCTCTCTTCAATCCCATGACCGGAGAATGTGGTGAAGCTAAAGTAAGACAAGTAGACGGAAAAACACAAGTCTATCTACAATTAAAATCCGGTGAATCGATCATTCTGCAAACCTATCAACAACCTTTGCAAGCATCCAAGCCGTGGAAATATGTCAAAGAACAACCTTTCAGCCTTCGTCTGGATCATGGCTGGAAGTTACACTTCGCCGAAAGCAACCCGGAAATTGAAGGAACATTTGATATAGATCACCCCTGTTCATGGACCCATATCAATCATCCGGCAGCCCAAACGAACATGGGAACCGGTGTTTATTCCTTAGACATCGAATTGCCGGCTTGGCAGGCTGACGACTGGATTCTTGATTTGGGAGATGTACGTGAAAGTGCCCGTGTCCGCATCAATGGACAGGAAGCGGGATGTGCATGGGCAGTGCCTTATCAACTAAAGGTAGGACAGTTCCTAAAAACCGGAAAAAACCACATCGAGATAGAAGTCACGAATCTCCCTGCGAATCGAATTGCAGCATTAGACAGGCAGGGAGTGCAGTGGCGTAAATTCAAAGAAATCAATATAGTCAATTTGAACTATCGTCCGGCCAATTATGGACATTGGAATCCTTTACCCTCCGGCTTGAATAGTAAGGTACGGCTGATTCCGGTAAATCTAATGTCTTATACGGATTTAGGTTGACACCTTTTTAGAGACATAAAAAAAGAAAAATTATGTCTAAATTATCTCGTAAGATTTATTCTGAGACTTTCAAATTGGAAGTTCTCCGTGATTACTTCAGTAGCGGTTTGTCAATGTTTGCTACTGCCAAGAAATGGGGTTTACCCAACCATACTTATATTCTGCGTTGGCAAAAGTGTTATGCAATTGATTCGGATTCCTTATCTTTGTCCCCCGAACTTCTGTCAGATCTTCAAATGAAAAAGAATCCAAAATCAAAATCTAAAGAAGAACTTCTTGAAGCGGAAAATTTGCGTCTGAGAAAGGCTTTGGAACTTGAAAAACTTCGTTCCCATGCCTTTGAAAGACTGATTGAACTCACAGAAAGAGAAGAAGGGATTTCCATCTTAAAAAAAGATGGTGCCAAATAGTCACCGGCCTTCGTGAAGAGTTTCCTCACATCAGTGTGAAAACCCTTTGCGGACTGTTTGGCATGTCTTCCCAGGCCTATTACAAAAAGAAAAAAAATCTTTTGTCGCGTCATCAGATCAGAACAGCCATCTTGGATGCCGTCTTCTTCTACCGCTCAAAGGCTCCGGGCATCGGTGGTTTGAAATTATACCATGAGCTCCGCTCCCTTTATGGAAGCGAGATAACCGGAGGGCGGGATGCCTTCCTTCATCTGCTGCGTTCGGAACGCCTTATGCTACCCCCGAAGAAACCCAGGCATACGACGGACTCCCACCATCTTTACAAGAAGTATCCGAATCTGATCAAGGGGGTAACGGCACAATACCCGAACCATATCTGGGTATGTGACATCACTTACATCTGGATTGAAGGTGGCGTATGCTACCTCCATCTTGTAACGGACATGTACTCACATGCCGTTTTAGGATGGGTGCTCTCTCCCAGTTTGCATGCCGAATATACGCTACAGGCACTGGAACAGGCCATCAATGAGGCCGGAGGTGGCAATCTTTGCGGCACAATCCACCATTCCGACCGGGGGGTACAGTATGCCTGCGATGCCTATATCGACACACTGGTCACTCATCATATACGTGTGAGCATGACTGAAGATTACAACCCGACGGACAATGCGGTAGCAGAAAGGATGAATGGCATCCTGAAAACGGAATGGATATACGGCATGTCGCTGTTCAGGGATAAAGAGATGGCACGGGAGCAGATTACGCGAATGATTGACTTCTATAATAATGGACGACCACATATGAGCATAGGTATGAAAAAACCCATGGACGTATATCATGGAGAGGTGCCGGGAAAATCATTGTGGAAAAAATAAGGTTCCATATGATAAATAAATACTATATTTGCGATACCGAGAGCCCGAGCACACTCAGATTTGTCCATTGTTTTTACGTATGACAACTATCTTAGGAGCAAAGGGAAGAAACTAACAACTGTTTTAGTTATGAATAACAGAATGTGACAACTTATTTAGTAACTAGCCTCTAAAAGTGACAACCATTTCTAGTATAAGTCATAATGCAATAGATTGCAGCTTGAAACAAAGTGTTTCCCGCCTTGAAACAAAGTGTTTTGCGCCTTGAAACAAAGCGTTTTGCGCCTCGAAACAAAGTGTTTTGCGCCTTGAAACAAAGTGTTTTGCGCCTCGAAACAAAGTGTTTTGCGCCTCGAAACAAAGTGTTTTGTGCCTCGAAACAAAGTGTTTCAAGGCAGGAAATAAAGTACCTGATAGAATTTACTGTATAAGAAGCCAACTTTTCCGGGAAAAAGTTCATTTCAAATCAGTTACAGCTTGTTCCAACTGCCTCAAAGCCTTCTCCAGCGTAGCACGCGGACAGGCTACATTCAACCGCATAAATCCTTCACCTTCTTTGCCGAACGTCGTGCCTTCATTCAAAGCCAAATGAGCATCTTCTACGAACAGGCGATTCAGCCCCTCCAGACTTAATCCCAACTCACGACAATCTAAAAAGATAAGGTAGGATGCTTGCGGACGAATCATTCTGATGACAGGAATCCGCTCTTTCAGATAATTTTCCGTGAAGTCAATATTTCCTTTAATATAAGCAATGACCTGATCCAGCCATTCAGTACCATGACTGTATGCCGCCACTACACTGAGATAAGCGAATAAGTGTCCTTCACTGAACTCGCTTGCCTCCATATATATCTGAAACTGACGACGAAGTTCATCATTCTCAATGATTGCATACGAGCTTGCCAGTCCGGGCATATTGAACGCTTTGCTCGGAGACATAAAGACAAGAGAGTTCATCCGTGCTTTCTCAGAAATCAGAGCAAAGGTAACATGTTTATAAGGAGGCAGCGTCAAGTCGGCATGAATTTCATCAGAAATCACTAATGTACCGCTTTCATAGCAGATGTCAGCGATCTGTGACAGTTCTTCTTTCGTCCATACACGTCCGCCCGGATTATGGGGATTGCTCAGAATAAGCAGCTTGCACCCCTGCACATCTTTGCGGAAACGGTCGAAATCAATATGATATTGCCCGTCTTTTAATACCAGCGGACTGTAAACCACTTGACGTTCGTTCTTCTGCGTCACAAGAAAGAAAGGATGATAGACAGGAGGCATGACCATTACCTTATCTCCTTTCTCCGTGAAACAATGGATGGCAAAAGCCAAGCCGCGAACAATACCGGGAGTGAAAGTCAGCATCTCTTCACGGATTGCCCAGCCATGGCGCTCCTTCACCCAGTTAATAATAGACTCCGACCATTCTTTGCAAGCAAAGGTATAACCCAGCACTTCATGGTCCAGACGTTTCTTCAAAGCATCGATAACAAAAGGAGCTGTGCGAAAATCCATATCAGCTACCCACATAGGAATCAAATCGTTCCGCCCCCAACGATGTTCCACTCCGTCCCATTTTACGGAGTCCGTACCGTTACGGTTTATTATTTCATCAAAATTATAGTTCATACTGCATGAGTATTTTATGTTATGTGAGACAAAAGTAGTACATTTGTACTCAATTCAAAAAGAATTTATGACGAAAGCTTTATTTTTTGATATAGACGGAACGCTGGTTAGTTTTGAGACTCACCGTATCCCGTCTTCTACCATCGAGGCATTGGAAACCGCCCATGCAAAAGGGCTTAAACTATTTATCGCTACCGGACGCCCGAAAGCCATTATCAACAATCTTTCCGAATTGCAAGACCGGAACCTGATCGATGGATATATAACCATGAACGGAGCCTATTGTTTTGTCGGAGAGAAAATTATTTATAAAAGCGTCATCCCGCAGGAAGAAGTGAAAACAATGGCAGCTTTCTGCGAAAAGAAAGATACGCCCTGCATTTTCGTAGAGGAGCATCATATCTCCGTTTGCCAACCCAACGATATGGTAAAGAAAATATTCTATGATTTCCTACATGTAGATGTTATCCCGTCTGTATCTTTCGAAGAAGCAACAAACAAGGAAATCATACAAATGACTCCTTTTATCACAGAGGAAGAAGAAAAAGAAATCCGCCCGTCCATCCCCACTTGTGAAATAGGGCGTTGGCATCCGGCATTCGCAGATATTACTGCCAAGGGAGACACCAAACAAAAAGGAATAGATGAAATCATCCGTTATTTGGATATCAAGCTGGAAGAGACGATGGCATTCGGAGATGGAGGAAATGACATCAGCATGCTCCGCCATGCGGCTATCGGAGTAGCCATGGGGCAAGCCAAGGAAGATGTGAAAGCCGCTGCCGATTATGTTACAGGTTCAGTAGATGAGGACGGAATCAGCAAAGCAATGAAGCATTTCGGAATTATTTAATCAACATGCCAATATGAGCGTAGATACTGATAACGCCGCATTTCAGGATGCACTGAGCCTCATTCAATACACCCGTCAATCGGTCTTTCTAACAGGAAAGGCCGGTACAGGAAAATCTACATTCCTGCGTTATGTCTGCGAGCATACCAAGAAGAAACATGTAGTACTTGCACCAACCGGAATTGCCGCGATTAACGCTGGTGGAAGTACGATGCACAGTTTCTTCAAACTTCCTTTCTATCCACTGCTACCGGATGACCCGAATTTGACTCTCCAGCGTGGTCGTATCCATGATTTTTTCAAATATACCAAGCCTCACCGGAAACTGCTGGAACAAATTGAACTAGTCATCATTGACGAGATTTCAATGGTACGGGCGGACATCATTGATGCCATCGACCGCATCCTTCGTGTATATTCTCACAACCTACGCGAACCTTTCGGAGGAAAACAACTGTTATTGGTAGGTGACGTATTCCAGCTGGAACCGGTCGTAAAAAGCGACGAACGGGAAATATTGAACCGCTTCTATCCTACTCCTTACTTTTTCTCTGCCAGAGTATTCGGTCAGATAGACCTGGTATCCATCGAACTTCAAAAGGTATACCGCCAAACGGATCCCGTTTTTGTCGGTGTCCTCGACCATATCCGGAACAATACAGCCGGAGCGGCTGATCTGCAACTACTGAACACCCGTTATGGAAGTCAGATAGAAGAATCGGAAGCTGATATGTATATCACTCTGGCCACCCGCAGAGACACGGTAGATTCTATCAACGAAAAGAAACTGGCAGAACTTCCCGGAGAATCAATTACTTTTGAAGGAGTTATCGAAGGAGATTTCCCCGAAAGTAGTTTACCCACTTCACAAGAGCTCGTATTGAAACCCGGTGCACAAATCATCTTTATTAAAAATGATTTCGACCGCAGGTGGGTAAACGGTACAATTGGTGTCATTGCCGGAATTGATACGGAAGAAGAAACGATCTATGTCATCACCGATGATGGAAAAGAATGTGACGTAAAGCGTGAGTCATGGCGCAATATCCGTTATCGGTATAACGAAAAGACCAAAGAAATAGAAGAAGAAGTCTTAGGTAGCTTCACACAATATCCCATCCGGTTAGCTTGGGCCATCACTGTTCATAAGAGTCAGGGACTGACTTTCAGCCGTGTAGTCATCGACTTCACAGGGGGTGTATTTGCAGGTGGACAAACATACGTGGCATTAAGCCGCTGCACCTCACTGGAGGGCATTCAGCTCAAAAAAACTATCAACCGTACTGACATCTTCGTCCGCCCCGAAATCGTAAACTTTGCCAAGCGCTTCAACGACCGACAAGCCATCGACAAAGCTCTGAAACAAGCACAGGCTGATGTGCAATACGCCGCTGCTTCACGCGCTTTCGACAAAGGAGACATGGAAGAATGCCTGGAGCAGTTTTTCCGCGCCATTCATTCCCGCTATGATATTGAAAAACCTGTTCCCCGCCGTTTTATCCGACGTAAACTCGGTGTCATAAACACTTTGAAAGAGCAGAATAAGAAACTCAAAGAGCAAATGCGCGAACAGCAAGAACGCCTCCGCCAATATGCTCACGAATATCTATTAATGGGCAACGAATGTATCACCCAGGCACACGACTCGCGTGCCGCCCTCGCCAACTATGACAAGGCACTGAGTCTCGATCCTAATTATGTGGATGCCTGGATACGCAAAGGAATCACTCTCTTCAACAACAAAGAGTATTTCGATGCGGAAAACTGCTTTAACACCGCAGTCACTCTCTACCCGACAAACTTTAAAGCTGTCTATAACCGCGGAAAGCTCCGGCTAAAAACTGAAAACACAGAAGGTGCCATTGCCGACCTGGACAAGGCCACCAGTCTGAAACCGGAACATGCCGGTGCACACGAACTCTTCGGAGACGCTCTGTTGAAAGTCGGGAGGGAAGGAGAAGCCGCCTTACAATGGAGAATTGCAGAAGAACTTAGAAAGAAAAAAGGGAAATAAAACAGAGTGATAAATATGATTATAAATACGTGAGACTCTGTGTTACTCTATAATGAATAAAAAATATTAACTTCCGTGTCCTCTGTAGTGAAATTGTTTGGCGAAGGATATACATTCATTATCTTTCTTTTTCTTTATATCCAAATCTTATTGTTGTTTAATAATGACATGTTTTTCAAGAGCAAAACACTATTAATCAAAAACTTTTATTAGTTTTGTCCTCTGTTATATCTCAGACTCTTAAAACAAAAG contains these protein-coding regions:
- a CDS encoding glycosyl hydrolase, with the translated sequence MMNKRQWIVLCLLATGGVMQAQQWPDAPVEARPGARWWWLGSAVDEKNLTYNLEEYARTGMGTVEITPIYGVQGNDANEIQFLSPRWMEVLKHTQAEGKRTGIEIDMNTGTGWPFGGPEVSIEDAATKAIFQTYDLEGGKEIEQDINVTNPKQQASSVLSRVMAYDEKGKCINLTAHVKKDKLQWKAPAGKWRIVVLYIGKTRQKVKRAAPGGEGYVMNHLSKKAVRNYLSRFDRAFKSSKTSYPHTFFNDSYEVYQADWTEDFLEQFARRRGYKLEKHFPEFLDKSRPEVSRRIVSDYRETISDLLLENFTCQWTNWAHKNGSITRNQAHGSPGNLIDIYAAVDIPECESFGLSQFHIEGLRQDSLTKKNDSDLSILKYASSAAHIAGKPYTSSETFTWLTEHFRTSLSQCKPDMDLMFVSGVNHMFFHGTPYSPKEAEWPGWLFYASINMSPTNSIWRDAPSFFNYITRCQSFLQMGRPDNDFLIYLPVYDMWNEQPGRLLLFTIHHMDKLAPKFIDAIHRINNSGYDGDYISDNFIRSTRFKGGQLVTSGGTGYKALVVPAAHLMPSDVLAHLYELAKQGATIVFLENYPTDVPGYGQLEQKRQSYQRTLRQLPAVSFSETTVTPIGKGKIITGTDYARTLASCNIFPEEMKTKFGLQAIRRVNDTGHHYFISSLQNKGVDGWITLGTNAVAAALFNPMTGECGEAKVRQVDGKTQVYLQLKSGESIILQTYQQPLQASKPWKYVKEQPFSLRLDHGWKLHFAESNPEIEGTFDIDHPCSWTHINHPAAQTNMGTGVYSLDIELPAWQADDWILDLGDVRESARVRINGQEAGCAWAVPYQLKVGQFLKTGKNHIEIEVTNLPANRIAALDRQGVQWRKFKEINIVNLNYRPANYGHWNPLPSGLNSKVRLIPVNLMSYTDLG
- a CDS encoding MalY/PatB family protein, coding for MNYNFDEIINRNGTDSVKWDGVEHRWGRNDLIPMWVADMDFRTAPFVIDALKKRLDHEVLGYTFACKEWSESIINWVKERHGWAIREEMLTFTPGIVRGLAFAIHCFTEKGDKVMVMPPVYHPFFLVTQKNERQVVYSPLVLKDGQYHIDFDRFRKDVQGCKLLILSNPHNPGGRVWTKEELSQIADICYESGTLVISDEIHADLTLPPYKHVTFALISEKARMNSLVFMSPSKAFNMPGLASSYAIIENDELRRQFQIYMEASEFSEGHLFAYLSVVAAYSHGTEWLDQVIAYIKGNIDFTENYLKERIPVIRMIRPQASYLIFLDCRELGLSLEGLNRLFVEDAHLALNEGTTFGKEGEGFMRLNVACPRATLEKALRQLEQAVTDLK
- a CDS encoding Cof-type HAD-IIB family hydrolase; this translates as MTKALFFDIDGTLVSFETHRIPSSTIEALETAHAKGLKLFIATGRPKAIINNLSELQDRNLIDGYITMNGAYCFVGEKIIYKSVIPQEEVKTMAAFCEKKDTPCIFVEEHHISVCQPNDMVKKIFYDFLHVDVIPSVSFEEATNKEIIQMTPFITEEEEKEIRPSIPTCEIGRWHPAFADITAKGDTKQKGIDEIIRYLDIKLEETMAFGDGGNDISMLRHAAIGVAMGQAKEDVKAAADYVTGSVDEDGISKAMKHFGII
- a CDS encoding IS3 family transposase, with translation MKTLCGLFGMSSQAYYKKKKNLLSRHQIRTAILDAVFFYRSKAPGIGGLKLYHELRSLYGSEITGGRDAFLHLLRSERLMLPPKKPRHTTDSHHLYKKYPNLIKGVTAQYPNHIWVCDITYIWIEGGVCYLHLVTDMYSHAVLGWVLSPSLHAEYTLQALEQAINEAGGGNLCGTIHHSDRGVQYACDAYIDTLVTHHIRVSMTEDYNPTDNAVAERMNGILKTEWIYGMSLFRDKEMAREQITRMIDFYNNGRPHMSIGMKKPMDVYHGEVPGKSLWKK
- a CDS encoding rhamnogalacturonan acetylesterase, translated to MKTNLIGLLLLAMTTINAQEKAQTYQLTDAPRYSEETEYGYDLVATPSKGSKTPFFFSVRVPDGNYKVTVRLGSKKQAGATTVRGESRRLFVDNLHTKKGEFVDETFIINKRNPRISEKESVRIKPREKGKLNWDDKLTLEFNGDAPVCQSISIEPADPSVITVFLCGNSTVVDQDNEPWASWGQMIPHFFSTDVCIANYAESGESANTFIAARRLKKALSQIKKGDYLFMEFGHNDQKQKGPGKGAYYSFMTSLKTFIDEARARGAHPVLVTPTQRRSFDATGHIRDTHEDYPEAMRWLAAKENVPLIDLNEMTRTLYEALGPETSKRAFVHYPAGTYPEQTKDFADNTHFNPYGAYQIAQCVIEGMKKAVPELAKHLKIDPVYNPAQPDDVNAFHWNESPFTEIEKPDGN
- a CDS encoding glycoside hydrolase family 28 protein: MKSKSILPLLLAGTFLIACTPPKQAENNSFEWGQVPQQPNLSWADSVGSRQTPENNLVLSANSFGAVADSTVLSTESIQKAIDSCAVSGGGTVVLQPGYYQTGALFVKSGVNLQLDKGVTLLASPSIHHYPEFRSRIAGIEMTWPAAVINIVNEKNASVSGEGTLDCRGKVFWDKYWEMRKEYEAKGLRWIVDYDCKRVRGILVKNSSDITLKGFTLMRTGFWGCQILYSDYCTIDALTINNNIGGHGPSTDGIDIDSSRNILIENCDIDCNDDNICIKSGRDADGLRVNLPTENVVIRNCIARKGAGLITCGSETSGGIRNILGYHLEAIGTSAVLRLKSAMNRGGTIENIYMTEVKATNVRHVLAADLNWNPSYSYSTLPKEYEGKEIPEHWKIMLTPVTPPEKGHPHFRNVYVSKIKAENVNEFISASGWNDSLRLENFYLYAIEAQTDKPGRISYTKNFNLSEITLETEGKSVIEQKENEQSNIHINYIKPSPDHRTAGDIKGGY